GAGTCCTGGGGCGAACCGGACCCGCGGAAGTTCGTGACGTTCATCGACCCACAAAGCGATGAACTAGATCTCCCGGGGCACATCCGGGACTCCGTTGACGTGGGAATCATCGTCCTCCCCGATTTCGGTCCGGTGTCACCACGTGACAGGGAAGTCATCGACGGAACTGTCTATGACGTTGTCGGCCAACCCAAGGACTACACCAGGATTCCGTCTCTCACGGGCGGCGGTTGCTACGTCGTAACTCTGAAGGTGGTGAAGTCGTCGTGAGAATCGAGTGGAATCAGAAGGCGTTCAAGGACGTCCGATACGGTCGGACGTCCGACATCATCAGCGAGCTCGAGGGTCATGCTGAGCGCATTGCTGACGATGCGAGCGCTATGGGCGAGGGCACGTACGCGGTGGGTTCACGGGCAGGCATGGCACGTCCCCAGGGCCGTTGGCGTGCCTCTGTCGTCACCGCCGACTACAAGGCGCAACGCGACAATGCCCGCAACAACACGATCCTCAGGGCTCTCGGATAACTGATGTCGACACCCACGCTGGCGGCGCTCTCCATCTGCCGAGCGGCGCTGCCTGGAGTGAAGTTCTCCACGACCGTCTCAGAAGACCCTGCCCGATTCGGGAGGGTTTCTCGTATCGGCGGCCCACGGGATCGCTCACTGGATCGCGCTCGCATCCTTGTCGAACTGTACGGCTCAACCCCCAAGGGCAGCCCGGACACGGCGTGGACTGAGCAATCGATCGGAACCATCGCGGACGGATTCCAGGCTGCATCCTCGGGCGGCCCATGGGCAGGCCTGTGGGTAACCGACTGGGTCATGAACAGCCTGGCCGACTATCCCAACCCGGACTATGAAAAGCATTCCCGGTTCCAGTTCACCGGGACACTCTTCGTGCTCCGAACCTAAAGTCTCCTAACTGAATAACCCTTTCGCGGCTCCTGGTCACCTCGCCTGAAAGGGGCAAAACAATGGCAGTCGAACACTCTTACGTGGCGCAGTCGCTCGACGGCGGCGTCTACTGGCGGGCACCTCTGGGTACCACGCTTCCCACCGCTCCGGTCGAGTCGCCGGAAGACCTGAACGCCGCGTTCGAGGACCACGGAACCGCGGCGGTCGACGGCCTGTCGGTCGGCATCACCCGCACCTCGAACACCGTCAAGGACTTCGACGGTGGCGACTACGTCGATGTGCAGACCGAGTACGGCACCAGCTTCAAGATCAAGCTGCTCGACGTCGACCTGCCGTCGGTGAAGCGGACCGTCGCAGGTGACGACAACGTCACCCTCATCCCCGCTGCCGGCGGCAAGGGGCAGCGCTACCACGTCCGCCACAACTCGTCGCAGCTTCCGCTGTCGGCCCACGTGTTCGCCACGAAGTGCGGCAAGAAGTTCAAGACGTACGTCGTGGAGAAGGGCCGCGTCTCGGAGATCGCGGAGTGGAAGGACGAGTCGCAGGACGCGTCGGGCGTGGAGTTGACGATCCGAGCGTTCCGCAACTCCAACGGCGACTACGTCGACGAGTTCGGCGACGTGGACGGCATCGCCGCCACTTCGGGTAGCTGACCCGTCTTGCCCGGGGAGGTATCTAGCCTCCCCGGGCACACAATCTCGGCCTGGCGAAGGGGTGTCATGTTGTCCCTGACCAGGAGCCGCGTCCTTTTGCCAGGCCGGGGCTGCTCCTGGTTGAAGTTCTATCCCAATGTTGAAAGGTTCCTGGTCAAACCATGTCTGTTCCCGAAGGCTACGCAGTAGCCCCCTCGTCCGACGATCACCTGTTGAAGTTCGCCGTCCCCATCCCGGGCGCGATCCGGTACTGGTGTCGATGCCGCCGCGCAAGTGGATGGACCCCGCCGAGATCAAGAAGTACCAGGACTGGATCACCCCGTTCGGGGAAGCGGATGTGAAGATCGCCGAATGGGCGAACAGCCTCAACAGCGCGGAGAAGACGCTGCCGCGCCCGGTCGACGCAGAGGAAACCCTGAAGGGTTTCGAGGAGAAGGAAGTCACCCTCCGGTGGCTCAAGCCGTACGTGTCGGCTGCCGAGTACAAGCTCCTGATGACGAAGATCCCTGAGGGCACCATCCAGTGGATCAAGAAGCAGCTCGAAGATCCTGACATCACAGTGGGGGAATCTTCGGCCTCCGCCGACTCCTAGACGAGCACGGGGAGGCCATCGAGTACGACCTGATTTCCCGCGGCCTCAGGTTGCGGGATCTCGGGAAGCCCTGGTTTTCATGGACTGACCTGCGGGCTATTGTCCGCAGGGCTCGCACAGACCACGCAATGGAGCTGTTCCGGGCATGGAATCCTGACACTTGGCTGTGGTCTGATCCGTCTGTGATGCTCTTGTCGGAGGTGGCGACGATCGTTTCCGACCTCCGATACATGCAGGCGTTGACCACGTTTAACGAAGTGCCTGAGATCTACTTCCCGGCCCGGTATGGGCCGCCTCGGGATGACGCTGCCGAAGCTACCGAGGGCGAAGGTCCCAGCGAGGCTGAGAAGGCTCGGGCGGTCGCGGCGTCGATGCGCTAGATATCACCGGACTTCACTAGTTCGCCGCCGAACTGTCCCGCAATCTGGCCTGCCATGACCGCGTTCTGGTCGAGGCTGATCAGCCAGGTTGGTCCCGTTACGTAGTAGTGGCGATCGCCAGTGATGTCTCCCGTGATGTCAGAGTGCTTTACCGATGCAGCGATTCCCTTCGAGGCGAGGTCTTCTGAGAACCACACACTCAGTCGAGCTTCGGCCGTTGGGGTTAGTGGGCACGATCCGTGCTCAGCCTTCGGCCCCGAGGTTGCGTCAGTAACCAGGCATGGGAAGCCGGCTGAAGTTAGTCCGGCCGCGAGTTGACTCACTGACGTGTACGCACCTGCGACTGCAGGGGCAGGTGCGGAGGCCGACGATGTCGCAGGAGCCTTACCGGCCTCGGGGCTTCGGTCGCTGCACCCAGAGGCGGCGAGGGCGAATGCGATTACTGGGATGGCAATGCATGCACGTTTCATCTCGACAGGATAAGCCGTCAGTGCGACGACCCGAGATAGAATGGAGCGACCCCGGAGGTGCTACCAACACCAGCCGGGGCCTAACCCACTCGCTTGAAGCACCAAGGAGGGGCTGCCGTGAAGGCTACCCGAACCCGACGTCCATGTCCGACATGTGGATCACCCATCGACCGAGGTCCCGGACAGCATGCGTACTGCTCCGACGAATGTCGCCCCATCTGCGAGCACCCCACATGCGACCGCCCTACGCGGGGCATGCAGACGGTGTGCGACTCGCACCGGGTTCAGCTTGATCGCCACGGCGAACTCCGGCCGGACACGTGGTCGAAGGAATGGGTGTGCGTCGTTTGCGGGGCAGGTGTCCCGAAGGGGTCGGGGCGCCGTAAGCACTGCTCGAGGGGCTGTCAGCAAACCGACTCTCGATACAACGGGCGTCGCCCAACGACGGCGAAATGTCGGCTATGCGGGCAGGACTTCTCCCTACAGCGGCGCACCGGGGCGAGGCTTCAGCGCACCGACACTCAGTGGTGCCGCACCTGCGGTAGAGAATCCCCCGAAGCGCGCCGATATCTGAAGTACGGAATCACCCGGAGGAGTACGCGGCCGCGATGAATCGGGGCTGCGACATCTGCGGCGAGCGCGTGGGGGCGCTACATATCGACCATGACCACAGCTGCTGCCCTCCACGGAGTAAGCAGTGGCGAACCTGCGGGCAGTGCGTCCGCGGATTCCTCTGCGGATCGTGCAACCGCGGATTGGGCCTACTGAAGGATGACCCGAACGTGCTGCGAAGCGCGATCGAGTACCTCGGTCGAAAGGCCTAGAAACAGCGCATACATACGGACTCAACGAACACCCCTAAGGCCATGAGCCTCTGGGGTGTTCGTCATTTCTGGCGGCAAGCAAAGGGGGTGGCAGCGTGGCCACGGAGCTAGGTGTTGCCTACATTTCCATCGTTCCAGAGACGAGCCGTATCGCTCCTGGCATCCGTAACGCGCTCAATGGTGCTGAACGCGGCGCTGGTGACACTGGGCGTCGCATGGGTCACACGATGTCCACCGCCCTCGGCACGGCGCTGGGGATTGGCGTGTCGAAGGCGGCGGGCGCAGCATCGAAGGTGCTGCAGGATGCCCTGTCGGCAGGCTACAACCGGATCACCACCCTGGAGAAGGCGGACATCCAGTTCCGCAATATGGGGCTGTCGGCCGGTGACACGAAGCGTCAGCTTGCCGATCTGAATGACATCGTCACCGGCACCTCGACTTCGCTGGCTGATGCAGCGGCGGCAGCAGCGATGCTGGGCGGTGCTGGCGTGGCGGCGGGCGACGACATGAACAACGCTGTGAAGGCGTTGGTGAACATCTCTGCGGCCTCTGGCGCCTCGGCGCAGGACATCGGCCTCGTGATGATGCAGATCAAGGCGTCGGGCAAGTTGATGGGCTCGGAGGCGTTGCAGCTGGCCCAGCGCGGCGTGCCGATCTATGACCTCATTGCGAAGTCGATCGGCAAGACGACTGCCGAGGTCCGCACCCTCGGCGAAGAGGGCAAGATCTCGTTCGACCAGGTCGTCACGGCGATCAACCAGGGCACCGGCAACCTCGCGAAGGAGATGGGCGAGACCCTTCCCGCGAAGCTCGCCAACTTCCGGACCGCGATGGGCCGCCTGTCGGCTGCGGGCATGGAGCCGTTCCTTCTCCGCGCCAAGGGCGGCGTTGTCGGCCTGACCGAAGCAGTAAACGATCTCACCCCGAAGATGAAGGATTTCGCGCTCGCCGCGGACGCCAAGATCTTCGACCAGTGGGTGCCGCAGCTCAAGGGTCTGTATGCAACCCTCGAGGGCTCGGGAGCTCTTGATCGAGCGGCCGAAACCTTTACGGCGCTGTGGGATTCACTGATGGAACTCGGTCCTGCAGCGCGTACGATTGGGGCGGCACTCGCGGAAGCGTCTGCGTCGCTCGGCGTCGGCGGCTGGCAGGTGTTCCTGGCGACGGTCCAGACGGCGTCGGGGATTCTGCAAGGACTCGCCCCGGTGCTTCAGACTGTCGGCGATCTCATGGAGGCGCATCCGGGTTACGTCACCGCAGCGCTCGCGGCGTGGTTGGCGTTCCGAACCGTGCCGCAATCCTGGGCGCGTCACGACGGCGCTCGGCCCGATGCATACGGGAATCAGTCGTGTCGGAACGGCGTTCGGCGGTGTGCGTCCGGCAATCGGCAACTTCACCGACGCCTATCGGACCTCGCTTGGCTACATCCGGCAGGCGAACCCGCAGCTCTCGACGGCCGGCGCCCATATCCGCGTCCTTGGTGCCAACGCGGGAATGGCCGCTTCCGGCGGACTCAGCGCACTACGTGGGGCGGCCGGTGGACTGTCTGCGGCATTGGGCGGCCCTTTGAATATCGCGCTCATGGCTGGTGCCGCATATCTGATGATGGGCGCGCAGGCTCACGCCGATGCGACGCAGAAGGCGAAGGCTCAGTCGCAGGCGGTGAAGGAGCTTGCGGAGTCCCAGAGGCTGATGGGTGCCGCTTTCCGTGAGTCCCGCGGTGCCATGAACGATGACACCTGGGCCAAGGCTGCGGAACAGGTTGGGGCGTACCAGAAGACGCTGAGCACTGCCGCCGATCAGCACAAGTCGACGTGGGAACAGCTCAAAGAGGTCGGCGGCCTCTTCAAGATGGCATCCGGCTCGAACGAAGTGCTGAATGAGAACGCCGAGCGAGCCATGGCGGCTGAAAAGGCGATCCGCGATCTCGGGATGTCCAACGAAGAAGTCGCCCGCTCTCTGTACGGCTCCGACGGACAGTGGAAGCTGCTTGGTGACCGACTTGCCGCCACTGGCGAGGGCGGCATCATGGCGGCGGGCCAGCTCTCGAAGATCCGTGATGAGTTCATGCGCCAGCGCGAGGCGGCTGGGCGCGTGGCGCCTGGCGTCTCCGAACTCGGCGAGGCAATGCGCGTCCTGGGCGACAAGACGTCGACCGCGGCGGAGAAGACACGGGCGCTGAAGTCGGCGCTCGATGCGTTGAACCCCGCCCGCACTGAGGGTGAGGCGATTGCCCGTCACAACGACGTGATGCGTCAGGTTGCTGACTCGACCAAGGAGGCTATCAACCAGTCTGAGGGGTTCGGTGCGGCGCTCCTGAGTCAGAAGCTGGGCATCGACACGGCAACGAAGAATGGTGCTGCGCTCCGGCAATCGCTGGTGGACATTGTGGACGCCACAACTGATGCTGCCGCGTCGGGTGCTGATATGACGGAGCGGAATCGTCAGAACCAGGAGGCTCTCGCCCAGTTGGCGCGGCAGTATGGCCTGACTGGTGAGCAGATCCGTGCCGCTGCAGACAAACTCGGT
The Gordonia westfalica DNA segment above includes these coding regions:
- a CDS encoding endonuclease domain-containing protein; the encoded protein is MNRGCDICGERVGALHIDHDHSCCPPRSKQWRTCGQCVRGFLCGSCNRGLGLLKDDPNVLRSAIEYLGRKA
- a CDS encoding tape measure protein → MSTALGTALGIGVSKAAGAASKVLQDALSAGYNRITTLEKADIQFRNMGLSAGDTKRQLADLNDIVTGTSTSLADAAAAAAMLGGAGVAAGDDMNNAVKALVNISAASGASAQDIGLVMMQIKASGKLMGSEALQLAQRGVPIYDLIAKSIGKTTAEVRTLGEEGKISFDQVVTAINQGTGNLAKEMGETLPAKLANFRTAMGRLSAAGMEPFLLRAKGGVVGLTEAVNDLTPKMKDFALAADAKIFDQWVPQLKGLYATLEGSGALDRAAETFTALWDSLMELGPAARTIGAALAEASASLGVGGWQVFLATVQTASGILQGLAPVLQTVGDLMEAHPGYVTAALAAWLAFRTVPQSWARHDGARPDAYGNQSCRNGVRRCASGNRQLHRRLSDLAWLHPAGEPAALDGRRPYPRPWCQRGNGRFRRTQRTTWGGRWTVCGIGRPFEYRAHGWCRISDDGRAGSRRCDAEGEGSVAGGEGACGVPEADGCRFP